The Solenopsis invicta isolate M01_SB chromosome 1, UNIL_Sinv_3.0, whole genome shotgun sequence DNA segment CTCTCAGTGGTGCCGCGTGTTCGTCTGGGCTCGATACACCTCACAAATGCATATTGGGTGTACACAAAGTGGACCTGAGAAAATAGTCGGGGCCAGTTTGTGTGCCACCTTATCGGTGGCATACCGATgtgccccagccgaaatcgctataaaAGAATACACAGTATAACTAGTATGTCCGCTTGTGTCGGTACTTTTGATCTTTGCGTGGAAAACACGTGACCATCTTTTGGTTAGTTAAAAAACTGcactttgaatttattattgcatcGATTTATACTGCACTTTACAAATTGTTGCTTCACAGAtgcttacaaaaatttttaagttgtcAGTGCATGTATATAtgttcctatttttttttgcgtcTCATTAAGTGACTAAAAACAAAAGCTGCGCAATAAGACCACGCGCATTTTTTATGAGCGGACATACTGGTTATACTGTGACgtatgtacagtgcgttgcattgatgcctggggtaccgattttaagaaccacgtttcttttttagttatttttacgtttatgaccaaatgctgccgtcaacgatcaccgcagcattcaatcatgaacataaaaacaatcaagaaaaaaacgtggtccctaaaattggtactccaggcatcaatgcaacgcactgtacagtcgtgagctaaaaggttgcaaccattgaactatactctaactggaatgggcactagccgccagaaaatgtgacgagagagagccatttcgaagggccacctctctttgttagtacagtcacgttagaaagttttgcagtaccagCACATGAGGATTAGATGAACGAGCGACTTGAGTGacgtacataaataaaatttttcctttatatttaACACTGtttgtaaaagttaatttcttccacgtttccacgaattccattacatgctgtatcaacatgaaaacaaagaaaaaatttaatttttgagtaggaatgtaaggtgaatgctgacgcatgcgcagaggacgcttagaaaaagagaggtggcccaTCGCATTATGCTATTTCTATtacgttttccgcttacggacgtAATATGGCAGTGCCTATTCCAGTTAGGCCCGAtttttcattatccggttaacttgtggttaaacttaacctgatgttttatccaatgagcttcactcatgatgatgccataagtgaagctcattggttgGCAGATTACGTTTAACTACAAgttaatgaaaaaccgggccttagaccgatattcataatcgattcttatatttaagattatcttaagcatcaccttaagatgccatcaaccaatcagaaagccgtattagcatcttaagacgttacttaagacgatcttgaaataagaatcgactatgaataccggccttagagtatagttcaatggttgCAACCATAAACTTAGGAAACTATAGACCGAGCGTAAACTGCTAtcttaggccggtattcatagtcgattcttatatttaagattgtcttaagtatcaccttaagatgccatcaaccaatcagagaaccatattagcatcttaagacgttgcttaagacaatcttgaaataagactcgactatgaataccggccttagaCAAGAGAGAGTGTGATAATCGACGTAAGGGGAAAAACACACGCTAGCTTATGGGCCAGAGAAAAAATAGAGGATAACTTCGGTTAAACTCGGAAATATTCGGCACGTTTATGCACACGTGAAGCCgagtttattctttatttcccCTTACCGCATTTATCACCACCCCCGCAAGAGTACGCTCGGGCTGtggttgcaaccttttagctcacgactgtactaaTGTAGTAAGTCGCAAGTTGTAAGATGATTGGTTGAATCGAAAGGTAGAACCAATCATCTTCAAATGCCGCTCAGTGAGTGGTTGCGCATCTGAATCGCGATTTTGTTCACGGTCACGACTTGCTTATCTGTGTACCGCGAGTGGCCCCGTGGTCACCAGTTGGCCGCTTGGGTCGCCAGTAGTCGCCAGTCTAGCGAATATGGCTGAGAACAATGGCAATGGTTGTTATTGAGCCAATTTTACGTTCCGCTGGTACTTGTCAACAAAGACGTTACCCTTGATCTGCGTGCGACGGATTACGGCTGCCTGGCATAGCGTAACTTGTAAGTTCCCCGCTCTCCTGAACCATTCGTCCCCGCGCGAGTTCTCGACGAGTATTCCGCGTGAGTATTCCGTTCACGGAACATTCTCGGAAGCGGTGTTCCGCAGAGCGGTCGTGCTTGTCGTCCCCGGCGCCGACGGTCTACTCGATTCCCGCTGCTTTTTAATGCGACTTTCGTCGCGTCGGCGCTCCGACGTCGTGCCGTAACCTCGTGCGTGTCTCCCCGTCTTACGAAACGCGAATGGCCCTTCCCCCCACGTGCGGATGCAGCGCGAGCATCGTGCGTCCCCAGCATCCGCTCGGTCTTCTCCCTCGCGATTCGCGCGATTCTGTCACGCTGAGGGACACTCGGATGCGTGATCGTGCGTCTGCTTCGACGATTTGTTAAACGCAAAACAACGACCGCTATTTTGCCGAGCTATATATAATTCTTGCCGAGATTTGAACCGATCGTTCACATCGCGTTCCGTTACTCGTCACTCGAGTTTCTCCGCACGAAGAGGTCATGAATGAGCGTTACTTTTGTGacgattaaatttaaacaatccATTTTAAAccaagatataatttatttttgtgcaagGCTTAGTAAAAGTTTTACATAAATCAGACCATTATCATTGCCGTTATCACCATTGATAgcttttattaaatgtacattttattattgttgttattcCTTTGAGCATTGTGTGAGTTACTTTTTACGCACATTTGTAAAATGGAAATTTATATTGTGAGAAATACACCAATagttattactaaaaattgctaaaaatagCCAAGTATAGCCACTTAACAATTTATGAATTTGCTCGAAATGTTCCTGTAAAGTTGCAGTTTTGATatagatttatttcaatattaaagcagttgaatattttaaattgtgttatttgtattaaaaatacaagttatttcacaaattaaattttaaagacaaaattaataatcactTTTAAGCTTGAAAGAATTTAACATGTTTGTCACtcgttatattttattgttaaattttaaaaatataaatcaataaatgtatttaatttttcacagaAATATAATGTGTGTggtatactttaattaaaaaatcatgcaatatttaaagtttatattagctgatatattaaagattaaaattaaggctACAAAATACGAATACAtctttaatatgaaaaattatcttaacCTTTTATGTCAATTGCGAAACGTAttggatatttaatttttttttacatatattaccATGTACCAAATAACagtaatttcttatattttatatccttcttatttaatagttataataacaaacagaagtctttcttttttatttacatattaatttatatattaaaatttgacaaaatttaaactaatgcagtataaaaattgtattaaaatattaaaaattaattaaaaaatccatGTTGTGTTGCAGGTACACAATATTATGGCAACTGCTATTCAGGAGAATGGCATGAAACCATTaacaaataaatcattaaatcatgTAAAAGATGTTAATAAATTGGACAATGCAAACTCCTGCACAGGAGAAAAGGACAATAGACTGTTTGATAGTCAACTTCAATCTTACGTGGCTCATACCGAAGAACGTAACGAAGAGGCTCATGAACAATCACATGAAGAGCCTCACGAAGAACCTCCAGAGCTTGATATTGTTATCAACAACGTAGTTTGCAGCTTTAGTGTAAGGTGTCATTTAAATCTGCGAGAAATAGCACTCAAAGGATCTAATGTGGAATACAGAAGAGAAAATGGGGTATGTgctgataatttttatataattgtattctCAATAGTATTGTTCTTTGATTATATTAtagcattttataaattaaaactttcaaGATGAAAGCATTAACTCTGTTAAAATAATCGATCttagcttttttattatttttgttacatttgcACTTTTTATAGGAATGTAATTTTATAGGAATCAACCGTTTTTACAGGAAATTATTTGTGATTCCAGTAAAGACTAATTTGTTCTAATCACCGTGTGATTAAATTCACGGTCATTTCTAAATCAtttgtttttatcataataaaatattttttattttaagtttatagTATCAGAATATGTAAaatgaaaactttgaaaatctcTTCTGTTTATCAAATAACTGCTCTAACAATGAATTATCTggttaatattgttatataattttaatttatacatatctagaaagaaagaaaattaaattttaaaacaaaattcaaataaaagttattggATTTTATGTGGAATATCTAATTTGTatggaatttatttttattatgagtaCATACATTTTATTGCGCCGGAAATATTGATTtctaattaaaaagataatattatcaTAATCTTTCTTGGAAGTTATGATTAATAGTTGCTCGTACTTAGAAATCTACAACTGTTTcttgaaacttttttgtaaactcAGCACTCTTCTCTTATACAcatattacattacaatttCTCTTCTTAGGTCCTGATCTTTTATCAAAAGCTTACATTAGTAAACATTAGTGCATTTCTGTGACGTATGCTTTTTACACAGATATAATGTTACACAGATTAGTTACAGagatttgtaatataatatccttgatattctcttattattatatacatgtatagagCCTTGTACACGCTTATTCGTGTTCTATCAGAAAAATTCATGTTAAAAAAATGCACAATTTTTtcaaagcaataatttttttaagtctaAATTTAGACTCTAAAATATAGGTAATCACATGATTAGAAAATCCATCATATCTATATTCTAAGTTCATTGTTGCCtacaatacttaaaattttagtttattactTTTAGAAGTAAAAATTTCTAGTTGTATGATAGCACATAaagtattttgatttttataattgttgaatatatgtttttatttattatttaacatattttgttaACATAATATAGTAAAGTATATAACGAGAATAAAaggaataatatatttaaaatacagatataatttttaaaaaaacattatatatagaCTTGTGTTTTGTGATATTTTCAGATGATAACGATGAAATTAAGAAGACCATATACTACAGCATCTATTTGGTCATCTGGTAAAGTAACTTGTACTGGTGCAACCAGTGAGGTTCAAGCAAAAATCGCAGCGCGCAGATTTGCCCGTTCTCTTCAAAAACTTGGATTTAAAGTGAGATTTAACAACTATAGGGTGGTCAATGTATTAGGCACTTGTTGTATGCCATTTGCTATTAAGATAACATCATTTTCGATACATCATAAAGAAAATGCCGAGTAAGTATGAAAAAGTgagcaattaataattgtatagtATAGTgttgtttcaatttatttaaaaaattgttcaatttactaatatttaaaatatctctcactcagtataaataaaatctaaagcatttaaaaattattatcagtagttgttaataattatacaaatatataaatgtgtgataattatatcaatatttttatgtgatatACAGTTATGAACCAGAATTACATCCTGGTGTTACATATAAGCTAAAAGATCCAAAAGCTACTCTGAAGATATTTTCTACAGGAAGTGTTACTGTAACAGGTTGGTATCAATTGTTTTGTTACTATagaaaaattgacttttttacTAAAACTTAATCTCTGTATATTCCTGGCAATGTAAAACTATAtcagaaatgtataaaaaaaagttataaattttttattgcattgaaaataaatcaatacttttgcaataataaattagtaTTTTCACATTTGATATCttgtttctaattttacaatacaatattGCTAGATTAAaagttctaattaaaaaaattcttaaaaaagaaacattgaaTATATGAACATTGAATATatgaacatttaaatatttacaatttatgattaaatcataaatattaaaatgtatttgtttttgtttagtAAGTTTATTCACACAAAATTACATGACTATACAATAGTTGTGTGTTATGTTACAGCACCTAACGTTGCTGCAGTCCAAGCAGCAATTGAACATATTTATCCACTAGTCTACGAGTTCCGCAAGGAGCGAACGTCAGAGGACGAATTTGCATTAAAGAAACGCAAGGCAGGTTTGAAAAGAAAACGGGATGAGTTCCTAGAAGATGAGCCAGATATCTCGTATGAAAGTATGATCTCTGATGCAGAAGATGCACTTGACGAAGTAGAAAGTGATGGCAGTTGGGACTgatctgttttattttatcactctACTGTTAAATGTGAAACTGTTGTCTATATCTCGTTCTTTCGATATGATAGATACATACTGCTCTACATGTACAAAAGTGTTATTGCTAAAAGTGAAGTGAAGCGTAAATTCGTTTCAGTATAGTACATGGACAAATGTGTGAGTGTTAGGAATAAAAATAGAGATACATATATGCACTTATGTATACAGATATACACAGGGGCATGATTATCAAGTACACATCAAACGAACTGATTATCATCCTAAAAATGATATCCTAAATAGTTACTTTTGTTAGCAATATCACgtgataaatacaaatatagatatatatatgtgtgtgtgtgtgtgtgttgtgtgatACACTACGTGTATTATAAgtgtaaatatgaatatatatatatatatttatatttgtatttatatactttcaaatatataacttCGCGCATACAGATGTATCTTCAACATCTACACAGACATATATACGCATATGCACATGtatttgtgtatatatgtgtataaatatgcgTAGAACACGTTTTTAATTGTaagattgattaattttttggaGTTTATTTATCATTAGGCAAAACTCGTATATATGCTTTTTGGATGGAATGGTTAGTACAGGTTTAAAAAGAAGTGCACATTGTtcataaatgtgtatatatgcatatatttatgCATGAATTATGGCCTGTACATTTGtttccattttattattttcatgattAATTACAActaagtttttcttaattaacatATTGTGCCAAAGATAGATTCAAAATTTAAGGGAAAGTGATTAAGATGAAACACACGACTTTATCCTTGTAATGATCAGCTTCCAGAGTGATTATAATTGATTGGAATGTGTCtgaaaattttagttttctaatcaatattttatagaattcactatctgataaaaaaaaattattttattttacgatttgAATTTGGTCTTATACAAAATGTATgccaattaatataatttcgtaCTGCCAACAGCTCGTTCTCgctcaaataactttttttattcaattatttttgtactctATAGTTCATTATTATATTCCTACATTTAATATCTGTTTAGATTACATCTTGTAagtgtacaaatattattttatatgtttatattcataaattttctgTATGGGATATTGATAggaattgtttaaatattataagcaCACACTATGTAAATACGCCTACATttgttaaaatactttaaacttaaataataaatatctaaacaaaaaattatattgatagtaTAAGAATATACAATGAGTaatattaaatcttaataaatatttgcatttgtttttatataatcaatCAAGAActcatataattacatttttttgtttcaatattttgtcatatgcattatgatatattttgattttctaTTTTGAAAACACATCATTAAATAGTAGAGTTAAGATCGAAATCTTACATGAGACagataagattatttattatttgggCGAATACGGGCTGTTTTCTGTGGATGTAAAcgttaaatttgattttaaaatgtcTGACATAAAAAGATGTAGTCTGGCTTGCAGTATTCATGAATTCAGATTCACGTATTAAAATAGTGTTTATTTTacgtaaatgtaattataagaaaatgaaGCTGAAATCGTGACATTAATTTAGAACTATGACAAAGCTATATCctttatgaaatttatagaaattcaTTGTGTCGGTGTTTTGTGAAAGGTACTTCTTAAAATCGCAAGTTTAAACGTATGAAACGAATGTATTGTGTTCAAcgagatatttatttatgacttatacatacatacatatatatatctgaCTGGAATTATGCATATTCTAGAATCTGCAACAAAGACAAATAATGCGATAAGATCCGTTATAGCGTTagttattgtttttctttttgtattagtCATCCACGTACACATTAATACATACAcattataagtatttatttatcacACAGTATCTTTATGATATTATGCACATTTGAATCATgtcattttcataaatattaatttttttaaaaatctaaagtGTCACGTAAACAGCCTACGacgatttaattttgattattcataaaatattttcatgaaaagagatatttttacaCACGACTTTGCAAatctaattaattgtatttttagaaCTCGgtttttattgtaaaagatGTATATCGGAGATTGTGCAAAACATTACACTGAGGGTATAATATAATGTACGTTGTCCTTCTTATACTTCGCAATTATTCatatgtacacaaaatttcaCCTTTTATTTGCGATTAGTTGAAGAAGAGCAACATAATAGTACatgaaaatatatagaaaaattattaaagatttgcGTAATTCGTTAATAGGAAAAATTAATATGtgaatatcatataaatatcttattacatATTAAGTACAAGAGAATATGATAAGATATATGGccgatattttattaaatgatttatcTGTTCGTGCCATATGACATTATACATTCGTTAAAATTAGTTAAAGCAgagtttcataattttcataatgtatatatacatatatatgtattgtttttacactgaacaaattttttacgatttaagCTAAAGTCACTGCCCTTAGTGTATTCAATCAGAAAATGTAAGGCGATCCACTAATGAGTATGTGACACACAAACTAGCacattttgtttacattattgGAAATAAATGCTATTCTTTGCGTTATTAATCATAGTTAAAGTTTAAGCGAATAAAGAAGTTGAACGATAAGACATGTCGAAGtgtaatgacaaaaataaattctatcatatatttaatttccgTGATTACTGTAGAAACATTTCCTTTCGAtgcatttaacttttatattaatatcagatttaataaaatacagcATATCGGCGTGTGTGGccttatctatatatatatatatttatgaacttAAGaagtaaaattcttcaaatctcagtttt contains these protein-coding regions:
- the LOC105194819 gene encoding TATA box-binding protein-like 1; this encodes MATAIQENGMKPLTNKSLNHVKDVNKLDNANSCTGEKDNRLFDSQLQSYVAHTEERNEEAHEQSHEEPHEEPPELDIVINNVVCSFSVRCHLNLREIALKGSNVEYRRENGMITMKLRRPYTTASIWSSGKVTCTGATSEVQAKIAARRFARSLQKLGFKVRFNNYRVVNVLGTCCMPFAIKITSFSIHHKENADYEPELHPGVTYKLKDPKATLKIFSTGSVTVTAPNVAAVQAAIEHIYPLVYEFRKERTSEDEFALKKRKAGLKRKRDEFLEDEPDISYESMISDAEDALDEVESDGSWD